The genome window AAACGGTTATACTAAGTGGTTTCAAATCGGAACTCACATCGAATCAACTAGAAACCAAAGTTATAGAAACTACATATTGACCTTTACGTCTCACTTCCAAATTACCAACTTGCAGTCAGTGGTGGATACAGATGGCTGAGTTATGGTGAAAAAAAGTGTTCAATATGACCATGACGCTGACATATTTGGTGAAATTGTATGGTCACCTGTGTTTGGAAAGAAGGTTAGGGGTATTTTAAGGTAAAGGTGTCCATGGCAATGAACAAACagtattatcttacctcacacattaaTGTCGTTtatgattggctaagcgctaatCTATTagtttcaatgtaccccgcttacaggcgatgtattattttcaatgtaccccgcttacaggcgatgtattattttcaatgtacaccgctgggaattccgaactcgtctggtgcttcatggtactatttctttgtctcgaataacattgaatcacgcatgaagcacggaaattatcgatgttttgcgattgaaaatcgatggaagggagataactctaaatctgtttacctgtttactctgcaaaatggcgattcgcctctcATTCagcagtgcttcaaacagttcaaaattcaaattcaggtgttcggtaagataaatacgttgttcactggtcacgaggggtccgtgggctcatgtaccctcgaagtttgtttatgttcctcgagCCCGCAGGAAATAcatcataatcataataattataattGTCATAATATGTGCTCTGGTTACAGAGGTATCATTACCATGTGCGATGACATATATAATATACGTGTGTATACTTACCGCAGTGTTGATGTAGGTCCCTGCTACAGTGGGAATGGCAATGTAAATACATGTGACGACAagagcctctatcacagagggAAACTCGTCTTTCGTCAATGGTACTCTGAGTagtacatatatgaacacaaaTACAGTGGGCAGCATGATGCTGTAACCGAGGAATGTTGGCCAGGTGAGAAGAGAATCCAGCATTTTGGTCAAAGACAGTGAATAGTCATACTGCTGTCTCAGTTCGTTAATTATACTTGGAGTAGCTTGGTGTCTGGGCTGTTGCAAGTCAGTCACTTTCTGTTTCAGAAGAGTGAATTCCTGTACGATGTGATAGGCAGCAAGACAGTAGAACGTTAGTAGGTAAAAGACTCTGGTAATCAGGAACATGTTCATGAAGACATACATCAGAGTGAAGATGTTCCAGGTGAACATGTCTGGGGTGAATGGGGACATCCGACATATTGTGAGAATGTCGAAGTCATCTGCAGACTTCACCCTGGACAGTGACATGCAGACGTAAGCCGAATGTCCAACAGCCATGACCAACGCAAAACCAAGCAGGATTTTGTAGAGCTTGACCAATCTCTGCCCAATAGTTCTTTTGACGTCTTGTAACTTCTGAAGGAGCAAGTCCCAGTTGTTTCTAGAAGACGTAGTACAAACGATATTCAGTCCTAAAGTGAATAAAAATGTAAGGCAGTACGTAACCTTTACAATCTCCGTACCTGTGGCTACATTGTTCCATGATATGACGTAAAGTAGCCGTACAAAGTTGAAGAGCTGTAGGATTATGTTAAACCAGGTATGAAAAATCAACAGAACTACAAACAACTTTTGTCTTTTCTTCGACATTGCTTTCCACTGATACTTCCACGTATAAATCCCAGTAAAATCAGAAAAAGTTCGAAACATGGCAAACACATCGCTCACTGATACGGCCCGCATGCTTACTACAGGTGTGGAATCCATTTGCTAACTAACTATAACTGTACCACTTTATGGAGTATATGACACATGTGGAGTCCAGACGCGTCCAATCTTGGATGAATAAAACGTCAAAAAGTATTGGTCAATGTGTTTTTGATAATGACTGAAATAGAAAGCCAGAGCTTTGTGTGTAAGTTGTGATCATGTCCATGTGTGTTTGCCTTCCAGATTCAAATCAGTAGGAGGTTAATATTGAAGGGATCAATGCTACGCTTAGTGTTTACAAGTTACTTATATTCTTCATTAGAATGGATGTACTGTGTAAACAGCACTTAAATATACTTTTATCTGTTCACTTGCTGTAAATTAGAGTATTTTATTCAGTTCTCAAGGTTACGAATATGGCGATTGGCATTTTGAAACAACACACAGTCGGCGCCTATAACTACCACTCACTTAGTATAATCATATGGTGGAAAACGTCTTCAGGGAGACTGAAGAGCCTTATACGAAGAAAACAAATCCAACAATATCTAAGAACTGGGACATGGTGACTTGGCATCAGCGACATCAGAGATATATTTCATGCACTTACTCTTTACAAGGACGGAGTTGAATATACAATGTCCTGTTTGAAAGTGTTCTGCACTCGCAATATTATTGTAATTTATGAAAGGTTTTCCTCAACAGAATATGATTCAAAATACTGTTGACGTTGCAactgatgatgaagagaaaattGTTCTGTTTTCATAAATGGGGTTGCAAGGATGCATCGCATtgacttccgttgataaatgcgCAGCGCAAAATGCAGGAAGTGCTACATTTGTTCCCTTTCATTTAGAGTTATTTGTCCTTGCTACCTCTTAACGAACTTGATTTAGGTTTTACGTTTGGGCTTACCCCGGAATTAACAATATTTAAGCCATATGTTGACAGTCTGTAAGGGAATCCCGgatattccagtgatcagtagcatgagtatcgatctgtgcaaGTGGTGTATAATTCTGTGTGTGAACCAATTTGCGAGTCTGTCCGCTCAATCCCGTTAGGTGTCTTTTTTCTAAAAACCGCATGCATCGTAATTGGCGACACATTCCTAAATGTgatattattttatgttttgagcCTAAATACCTAGATTTGCCAATCACAAATATGCATAGCTTCAGTATCAAATCACCTGTGGTCACGCCGAATGCCTTTGATGAACCTAACATTTTTATGAACGCCGTGATTTTAAACAGCACGTCCAAGTTATTGGTAGAGATAATACTAATCGCCCACTCGTTTCTTCCAGGTGCTCATTACCTTTAGGATGTACACTAGAAGAGTACCAtcgcaataaataaataaataaataaataaataaataaataaataaataaataaataaataaataaataaataaataaataaataaataaataaataaataaataaataaataaataaataaataaataaataaataaataaataaataaatcagaaCAATTAATTTGACCACAATGTGCACATAATTTCCGTCCACGGTGACGCAATGACTGACGCAAACACACCGAAAATGTTAAAAAGTAACAAACAAAAAGAGGTAACATAATGCATGTGGCCACAGTGCTCCTTGCCAGCtgttctcgaaacgttcatagGCCTGAGCAAGCCGTGTCGTGAAATTTACTAACTGAACGTGATGCCATAGGTATATCAACGTTGTTTTACATTTATGGTTTAACTTTTACTTCGCATCACCTTCATTTAAACCAAACGCACAAATTATCAATCTACCCTGCCGCACCCATTCCCAAACATTATGCATGGTTCGTATTTACTACATACTCCTTATAATGGTTTTCAAACTAACCTTTCAACACACATGCTGAGCATTCCACTTACAATGTGAACGAAAATCCTGCGGTTTTTCCGTGTACAATTCATGCACAATACAGGAAATAGATGCATGTCCAATGCAATGTTAGAAGGGAGTCACCACCTGACATATTTCGAACAATGCTTCTGCTGAATACAAGAGAGGCCATTTCTTGTACTACTACTCTACTACCAATGGCCATGAGAACTGACGGACCTGTGTACGTTTGAAATAACAAGCACTTCTTTTGCGGaatagtgcattttttaaactttgcGAGCACTGAAAGTGCCGTGTTTGGCGACAGCGTTATATTTCATTATGACGATTCGCCAAATTCATCACCTTGAGAACAGAATCATTAATCCCAATCAAGAGCTGATAAACAGTCTAAACGAACCTAACCCTAAGTATTGTCCTCGCAGTGTACACACTATAATGAAGTGTAAAAGTAAGTTGTAAATATTGAATTACACACTGTTATGTAATACAT of Haliotis asinina isolate JCU_RB_2024 unplaced genomic scaffold, JCU_Hal_asi_v2 scaffold_19, whole genome shotgun sequence contains these proteins:
- the LOC137269948 gene encoding gustatory receptor for bitter taste 66a-like encodes the protein MAVGHSAYVCMSLSRVKSADDFDILTICRMSPFTPDMFTWNIFTLMYVFMNMFLITRVFYLLTFYCLAAYHIVQEFTLLKQKVTDLQQPRHQATPSIINELRQQYDYSLSLTKMLDSLLTWPTFLGYSIMLPTVFVFIYVLLRVPLTKDEFPSVIEALVVTCIYIAIPTVAGTYINTASKGTEDALYQIGINWSDGRSSRAYQTFLLRVSTSDVGITALGFFTISKGTVLTMVGTIVSYVIVILQFPASSYQVRSNATLHP